In Carassius carassius chromosome 5, fCarCar2.1, whole genome shotgun sequence, one genomic interval encodes:
- the rasgef1ba gene encoding ras-GEF domain-containing family member 1B-A isoform X3, which yields MSGDSSRTAIHRQTSAGLIYSGVSVPLEDKMPQTPPFPVMYGSNGYNKNLYKAKEEEYEGLYFHENNLVSGSLEALIEHLVPTVAYYPDRTYIFTFLLSSRLFIHPYELMSKVCHLCVDQQRLADPQADKARVRKIAPKFLQLLTEWTETFPYDFRDERMMKSLKELTHRLSTGDELYRKAVQQMTQTLIRKLTTLSQYEEALAKINSSVTDRLTVLKTKPQSIQRDILTICSDPFTLAQQLTHIELERLSYIGPEEFIQALIQKDPLDNDKRCFSDHKKASNLEAYVEWFNRLSYLVATEICMPVKKKHRARVIEFFIDVARECFNIGNFNSLMAIITGMNMSPVSRLKKTWGKVKTAKFDILEHQMDPSSNFYNYRTALRGATQRSITAHSSREKIVIPFFSLLIKDIYFLNEGCASRLPNGHVNFEKFWELAKQVMEFMTWKKVECPFDRDRKILQYLLTAPVFSEDALYLASYESEGPENNMEKDRWKSLRSSLLNRT from the exons ATGTCCGGAGATTCATCTCGCACAGCCATTCATCGCCAAACTTCTGCAGGGCTGATCTACAGCGGAGTCTCGGTGCCTTTGGAG GACAAAATGCCTCAAACACCACCCTTTCCAGTGATGTATGGGTCCAATGGTTACAACAAGAATCTCTATAAGGCCAAGGAAGAGGAATATGAAGGCCTGTATTTCCATGAAAACAACCTGGTGTCTGGGTCCTTGGAGGCTCTAATTGAGCACTTGGTCCCTACGGTGGCTTACTATCCTGAT AGAACATACATCTTCACATTCCTGCTCAGTTCCCGTCTCTTTATTCACCCCTATGAGCTGATGTCCAAAGTGTGCCATTTGTGTGTGGACCAGCAGAGACTCGCTGATCCTCAGGCTGATAAG GCAAGAGTCAGGAAAATTGCTCCCAAGTTCCTGCAGTTGCTGACTGAGTGGACGGAGACATTTCCCTATGACTTCAGGGATGAGAGGATGATGAAGAGCCTGAAGGAACTAACACATCGTCTGAGTACTGGAGATGAA CTCTATCGCAAGGCGGTGCAACAGATGACACAAACGCTGATCCGTAAGCTCACCACACTGAGTCAGTATGAGGAGGCTTTGGCCAAGATTAACTCCTCTGTGACTGACAGACTAACTGTGCTGAAGACCAAACCTCAGTCCATCCAGAGAGACATTCTGACCATCTGCAGCGACCCCTTCACCCTGGCACAGCAACTCACACACATTGAACTG GAAAGACTGAGCTACATCGGACCAGAGGAATTCATTCAGGCGCTTATTCAGAAAGACCCTCTTGATAACGACAAG AGATGCTTTAGTGATCACAAAAAAGCCAGTAACCTGGAGGCTTATGTGGAGTGGTTCAACAGACTCAGCTACCTGGTGGCGACAGAGATCTGCATG CCTGTAAAGAAGAAACATCGGGCTCGAGTCATTGAGTTCTTCATCGACGTGGCACGAGAATGCTTTAACATTGGCAACTTCAACTCGCTCATGGCCATCATTA CTGGGATGAACATGAGTCCAGTTTCACGGCTTAAGAAGACCTGGGGCAAAGTCAAAACTGCCAAATTTGATATACTAGAG CACCAGATGGATCCCTCTAGCAATTTCTACAACTACAGAACAGCGCTGCGTGGAGCCACTCAGAGATCCATCACTGCTCATAGTAGCAGAGAGAAG ATTGTTATCCCTTTCTTCAGCCTCTTGATTAAAGACATCTACTTCCTCAATGAAGGATGTGCCAGCAGGCTCCCGAACGGACATGTCAATTTTGAG AAATTCTGGGAGCTGGCCAAACAAGTGATGGAGTTCATGACGTGGAAGAAGGTGGAGTGTCCTTTTGACAGAGACCGCAAGATCCTGCAGTATCTCCTGACCGCACCAGTCTTCAGTGAAGATG CTTTGTATCTGGCATCATATGAGAGTGAAGGACCAGAGAACAACATGGAGAAAGACAGATGGAAATCTCTCAG GTCCTCGTTGCTGAACAGAACATAA
- the rasgef1ba gene encoding ras-GEF domain-containing family member 1B-A isoform X2: protein MAKFLAELLGCTLPEKGASPMFEPTIFGTLIEKPLGDHNADKMPQTPPFPVMYGSNGYNKNLYKAKEEEYEGLYFHENNLVSGSLEALIEHLVPTVAYYPDRTYIFTFLLSSRLFIHPYELMSKVCHLCVDQQRLADPQADKARVRKIAPKFLQLLTEWTETFPYDFRDERMMKSLKELTHRLSTGDELYRKAVQQMTQTLIRKLTTLSQYEEALAKINSSVTDRLTVLKTKPQSIQRDILTICSDPFTLAQQLTHIELERLSYIGPEEFIQALIQKDPLDNDKRCFSDHKKASNLEAYVEWFNRLSYLVATEICMPVKKKHRARVIEFFIDVARECFNIGNFNSLMAIITGMNMSPVSRLKKTWGKVKTAKFDILEHQMDPSSNFYNYRTALRGATQRSITAHSSREKIVIPFFSLLIKDIYFLNEGCASRLPNGHVNFEKFWELAKQVMEFMTWKKVECPFDRDRKILQYLLTAPVFSEDALYLASYESEGPENNMEKDRWKSLRSSLLNRT, encoded by the exons GACAAAATGCCTCAAACACCACCCTTTCCAGTGATGTATGGGTCCAATGGTTACAACAAGAATCTCTATAAGGCCAAGGAAGAGGAATATGAAGGCCTGTATTTCCATGAAAACAACCTGGTGTCTGGGTCCTTGGAGGCTCTAATTGAGCACTTGGTCCCTACGGTGGCTTACTATCCTGAT AGAACATACATCTTCACATTCCTGCTCAGTTCCCGTCTCTTTATTCACCCCTATGAGCTGATGTCCAAAGTGTGCCATTTGTGTGTGGACCAGCAGAGACTCGCTGATCCTCAGGCTGATAAG GCAAGAGTCAGGAAAATTGCTCCCAAGTTCCTGCAGTTGCTGACTGAGTGGACGGAGACATTTCCCTATGACTTCAGGGATGAGAGGATGATGAAGAGCCTGAAGGAACTAACACATCGTCTGAGTACTGGAGATGAA CTCTATCGCAAGGCGGTGCAACAGATGACACAAACGCTGATCCGTAAGCTCACCACACTGAGTCAGTATGAGGAGGCTTTGGCCAAGATTAACTCCTCTGTGACTGACAGACTAACTGTGCTGAAGACCAAACCTCAGTCCATCCAGAGAGACATTCTGACCATCTGCAGCGACCCCTTCACCCTGGCACAGCAACTCACACACATTGAACTG GAAAGACTGAGCTACATCGGACCAGAGGAATTCATTCAGGCGCTTATTCAGAAAGACCCTCTTGATAACGACAAG AGATGCTTTAGTGATCACAAAAAAGCCAGTAACCTGGAGGCTTATGTGGAGTGGTTCAACAGACTCAGCTACCTGGTGGCGACAGAGATCTGCATG CCTGTAAAGAAGAAACATCGGGCTCGAGTCATTGAGTTCTTCATCGACGTGGCACGAGAATGCTTTAACATTGGCAACTTCAACTCGCTCATGGCCATCATTA CTGGGATGAACATGAGTCCAGTTTCACGGCTTAAGAAGACCTGGGGCAAAGTCAAAACTGCCAAATTTGATATACTAGAG CACCAGATGGATCCCTCTAGCAATTTCTACAACTACAGAACAGCGCTGCGTGGAGCCACTCAGAGATCCATCACTGCTCATAGTAGCAGAGAGAAG ATTGTTATCCCTTTCTTCAGCCTCTTGATTAAAGACATCTACTTCCTCAATGAAGGATGTGCCAGCAGGCTCCCGAACGGACATGTCAATTTTGAG AAATTCTGGGAGCTGGCCAAACAAGTGATGGAGTTCATGACGTGGAAGAAGGTGGAGTGTCCTTTTGACAGAGACCGCAAGATCCTGCAGTATCTCCTGACCGCACCAGTCTTCAGTGAAGATG CTTTGTATCTGGCATCATATGAGAGTGAAGGACCAGAGAACAACATGGAGAAAGACAGATGGAAATCTCTCAG GTCCTCGTTGCTGAACAGAACATAA